The following are from one region of the Mangifera indica cultivar Alphonso chromosome 14, CATAS_Mindica_2.1, whole genome shotgun sequence genome:
- the LOC123195993 gene encoding 2-alkenal reductase (NADP(+)-dependent)-like — MASGGEVISNKQVLFKNFVEGFPKESDMVVKTSSISLKVEGSNAVVVKNLYLSCDPRMRHHMMKGKDPGFVSFKPGSPLEGFGVAKVVDSGHPEFKKGDLVWGTVGWEEYSVIKNPAESLFKIHHTDVPLSYYTGILGMPGLTAWAGLYEVCAPKKGECVYISAASGAVGQLVGQFAKLIGCYVVGSAGSKEKVEILKNKLGFDDAFNYKEEHDLDAALKRHFPEGIDIYFENVGGKMLDAVLLNMRLHGRIVVCGMISQYNLNQPEGVHNLMNIAYKRVHMMGLIVFDYFPQYSEFLEAVLPLIREGKIVYLEDIAEGLENAPAALVGLFSGRNVGKQVVVVARE; from the exons ATGGCAAGTGGTGGTGAAGTTATAAGCAACAAGCAAGTCCTATTCAAGAACTTCGTTGAAGGGTTTCCAAAAGAATCAGACATGGTGGTGAAAACAAGTTCCATATCATTGAAAGTGGAAGGTTCAAATGCAGTTGTTGTCAAGAATCTTTACTTATCTTGTGACCCTCGCATGAGGCACCACATGATGAAGGGTAAAGATCCTGGCTTCGTGTCTTTCAAGCCCGGTTCT CCACTGGAAGGGTTTGGAGTAGCCAAAGTTGTGGATTCAGGGCATCCAGAATTTAAGAAAGGGGACTTGGTTTGGGGAACTGTTGGATGGGAAGAATACAGTGTGATTAAGAATCCTGCAGAAAGCCTCTTCAAAATCCATCACACTGATGTTCCCTTGTCCTACTATACTGGAATTCTCG GTATGCCTGGCCTTACCGCTTGGGCAGGCCTCTATGAAGTTTGTGCTCCTAAGAAAGGAGAATGTGTCTACATATCAGCGGCATCAGGTGCAGTTGGCCAGCTTGTTGGGCAATTTGCAAAATTAATTGGTTGCTATGTTGTTGGAAGTGCTGGAAGTAAAGAAAAG GTTGAAATTTTGAAGAACAAGTTGGGATTTGATGATGCATTCAACTATAAGGAGGAGCATGACTTGGATGCAGCTTTGAAAAG GCACTTTCCTGAGGGGATTGACATTTACTTCGAAAACGTTGGGGGAAAAATGTTGGATGCAGTGCTTCTGAACATGAGACTTCATGGTCGAATTGTAGTTTGCGGAATGATCTCACAATACAATCTGAATCAACCTGAAGGTGTTCATAATTTGATGAACATTGCTTATAAGAGGGTTCATATGATGGGACTCATAGTCTTTGATTACTTTCCTCAGTATTCCGAGTTTCTGGAGGCTGTGCTGCCTTTGATCCGAGAAGGGAAGATTGTTTATCTTGAAGACATTGCAGAAGGTCTTGAAAATGCTCCTGCTGCTCTTGTAGGCCTATTCAGTGGACGCAATGTTGGAAAACAAGTAGTAGTAGTTGCTCGGGAATGA